ATTCTGCACCTGACAGTGTCTGCTGTCCTCACTCCTTCATTCCTCACTTATTGCTCCACCTAACATTGTCTAACACTGTCTGTAGTCTGCTGGCCTCGCCCAGTCGATCCTCTGCCTGATATTATCTGCCATCCTTGGTCTCTCATTCCTCCACTGAACATTATCTCCTGTCCTCACTCTGATTCCTATACCCGACATTGTCAGACTCTTCTATTTACATCTGTATTTCATTCCTGATCCTGGTCAAGTGTTTTCTTTGCCTCATTCCTCCACCTCACCCGGGTTGTCTGTGTTTTCTACCATCCCCTCCCCTCTGCTGCATGAAGATGATCCCTAATCTCCGCATCATGTGATACTAACAGAACCGTCGGAGTCTATATAACCAGTATCTTTATTTCATGAATTCACAGAGAGCAGTGCGCAATTCTCTGTACAGATATATCCTTATGTTTTGAGACTTGGGTCAGGAATCGCTGTGCACATGTGACCAGACCCCAAGTCTGTCTCTAGGACTGATGGTCCCCAAGAGTCCCTCATTTAATGGAAGATGGAGAATCGGGGAAAGACCCCACCACATAGCTGTGTTGTTACAGCTCCCAgtaggctgcccccccccccctcccccccaatagCAGCTCACTGGGGTCCCATAGATATTGCCCCCTGATTCTGGGGTCCTGTAAGTCCCTCCACATTATCCTGACAATGGGGTCCTGTCTCTGCCTCTTAATCACAGCTACCCGGGGTCATATAGTCTTTGCCCTCAGAACCCTAGACACTACGTCCACTAATCCTACCCTTGGGTTCCTGTAGATCCCATAATACTGCCCCTCCCTGGTTCTATAACCTGGTCTCTAAGGCTGATCCATGTACAAAGCTTCATCCGCTGACTGGTTTTATTGGATATAAGTTTGTTGTTCGGTCTCTGGAGACCAACAGTAATAGAGATGGAATTATTTCTCCTCAAGTTCAGTGCAACAAAGTCCAAAATGCTAATCCTTTTCAAATAAACCCTGAAAGTCCTCCCCCTCCCACCTTAATCCACACAGAGAACAGAGCTCTACAGAACCCAGTTATCTGGAAGTAAATATTGAATGTTGCACAGCTTTATATTGCACTGCTTCCTGCTTTCCTTGTGTGAGTGCAGTACCACATACTGACAGAAGGGGGGCACACACTCTCTTGCTCCTGGGATGCAATTGTTTTATGTACCTTTGTTTGCTGACCTATGAAAGGACTTCTGTACGCAGCGGACGACACAAACCTCTCCTGTGCTCACTTTCCATTAACCTGCTGCGATATCCAGCCGCTGTACCCCGATGTGTCCCTGCCTGTCTGTTTACTTATAAAGCACCTAATAGTCATGTTTTACGTCAGATCTCACAAATGTACATGTAACGGTCTCAGGAACGTAGCACAACAAACAATGCTTTAGATCATGCGGAAGGCTGTATTCTTGTCTGAATGTTTATAAGGACTCAGCTGGTGCCTTTCTGAGCCTAAAATAGACAATCGACGACAATAATTTGCAATTGAGATATGTAACAAGGATATATTAACTCCTGTTAcactagggcagtgttggctaacctgtgacactccaagtgttgtgaaactacaagtcccagcatacccttccagcaataagctgctatatattggaaagcatgctgggatttgtagtttcacaacacctggagcgtcacaggttagccaacactgcgctAGGGGAAACCTTTACGTTTAGATTTGTGAATGGTAACAAATGACATAATATTAACcctaaaaatgtgtgtttgtgctCTGAGGTTGGACCAATCTTGTAATGTCCAATCACTGCTGCAAATATCCACTAACGAGCTTCATTTCCTGTATCTATACTAAATCTACAGCTGTGTATATAACTAACCGTTGTTCCAGATCCCTCTCTCTATAACGACTGATTTATAATGTATTCACCATCGCACTCCTTCCTTTCTTCTCTCATCTGACTGTCCCTCATCTCTCGCGCTGTTCTGTAACAGACGGAGACTTCCATGACGGTTGCATCTTACCCTGCTCGGCACCTCTTGTGCTCAGCTGCCCCAAAACACAAGGGAAGAGTTCAGTGCACCGACACAATCCGTTTACACCAGATCTATCATCTTCTGATGTCATCCCAGGGCCAGGCACGGCAGCCGATACACCCGACACAAGTGACCCCATCACTCAAGATTCGGAGCTTGACGTGACCTCCTTAGAGACCACCCTGTCTTATAACCAGGCTCAGAAGGCAACTGAGCCAACATCAGACAGCACTGATCTTAGCAACCAAGATGTGGCTGACGGCCTTTCCACCTCCGAATCAACACCGGTGCACGGCGCGACCCATAGGAAAGGCGCAAACTTTACCGTGTATACCGAGAACACGTCGGAGCTGGAGGTCATCCGGTGAGTGTAAATTGTACCAACTCCTCCCCCCCAAATTGTGAGCTTTAAACAGTACCAATGGATTCAAGCTGTAACCTTTAAATGGTCAATAAGATTTTACAAGGTCACAGTGTTCCTGCTCCCCATGATGTGCTGTCCATGAATTGTTGGTGGGATCTTGGCATGTAGATGACACCTCCAGAGACCATTTGTCGGGATTTATATCAGTTTTGTTGCCCCGATTCTGTGCAACTTTTTTATTGGTATTTAGCATCCTCGGCGGGAGGTCTCTATATTCTGCAGCAGTTTAAACGTTGTCATTTGTGTTTTCAGAATGGTAAGGAAGAAGCGAGGTGGGAAACGTAAAAAGGGTCGGTCGGAGGACGGTATCCAGCGTGGTCACCTCAGCACCTCAGAGACCGAGGACCTGGACAACAAGCAGAAGACAAGTGTTTGTAATGGGGACACGGAGGAGAAGCCGAGTGACCTTACTGAGCCGGCTCTTCGTCTACCCAAGATGAAGGATACGTCCATGGAGCGTGTCGGGCAACCTCTCACCGAGGTCATTGAGAAGTTGAATGGCCAGCTGGATCCTCAGACTTGGAACGCTAATCCTGAACTCTCAAACCATTCCTTTCGGACCTGCGACCCGGGGGAGACCCTCGGTGGCATCCAAGGCCAAGACGTTAGCCAGGGGATGCAGGATCCCATGGACTTCTACTACTTTACCCCAGAGAGTCCAAAACGCTGCTGCAGCAGGTGGTGGCGACAATGACTCTCCAGGCCAGAGCCAACCAGCATATGTTTTTAGTGGCTCTGAGGATGTTGGACAAGCGGAAGAAGGAACAGGAAGAGCAACATCGGCTGAAGAACCCATAGAGGACTGTTCCAACAAGCCCCTGCTGACCATGGACCCCGGCGGGAAGTGCAGTCCGGCTCTAAGCATTGCGGAGGACTCTGGGGTAGAGGAAGGACAAGGGAGCCCTGCAGACTCCCCACATCCCTGCGAGTTCAggtcagtattattattaatttttatttatagggcgccactaggtatccgtagcgccgtacagggacaaacaaattacaatacaaaggggagacagcacgatacagtaaacaaaacagtaactcagtgagctcaaagcacagctaatggggcaggggaggggaaggtcccgcatacggcggagcccaagagggcacggatggcagggaaacccccagggtggagaggagggagcaagagggaacggggagaagaaggtcctagaggaggaggggcaaggtagctggagagcagagtaaaagtggtgaaaacaggaggagaggtgaccctgctcaaaagagcgtacaatctaagggtatCAGTATCAGGCTGAGCGTTGCTCTCTCATCCGATGACTCTTCATTACTTCCAGCTTCATGATGATTATAGACATGGTGTTACCACCTTCTGTCTGGTTGTCGGAGTGTTTTACTCAGGGCTTTGATAGTCTATTTCCTTTCTAACTGGATGCAGCCATGACGGCTACTGGCTGAGGTGTATTGGGCCACAGGGGAGACTAGTGCTGGCTCAGGGTTATAGGACCTGCTTGGAGGCTATTAACGGGCACAGACCTAGCGGGAGACGGTGGAAGAACATGGTGAACTAGTAAAATGTCTTCTATCCAGCAGTTGTTTCATCAGACCAGCACCACTCGGCCCACCCATTGTTCACCCATTGTCTTCTCTCTCCAGGGTGGATAATAATCTGCTTCTACTGCTGATGATTCACGTATTTCGAGAGAATGAGGAGCAGCTATTCAAGGTGAGGGGGTCGGGGGTTCTTCCAGAGCGTACTGTGTTCTCCAGATTCCCCATCATATTACATCATTCTTAGTGTCCCTTTGTCTCCTGTTCTTCAGATGTTCCGCATGAGCACCGGGCATATGGAAGGGGACCTGCAACTGGTCTATGTTCTGCTCACTGATTGTTACATCTACTTTCTGAGAAAAGGTAACACTGTCTGTTGTCCTCTATCCTCTCGCTCCAATCTCTCTGCGTTTTAGATCAGGGGAGTGACTTATTTATCTATTTACGGGTAGGTGCTGCGGACAAGCCGTACATGGTGGAAGATGCTGTATCGTACAATGAGCTTGACTACATCTCGGTAAGTGTCACTAGGTAACTGTGCTGAGTATTTCATTGGCAGGTTCGCCTCTTGCTTCTGCTAAGAGTCTCTCTCCTGGATATCTGGCAGGTTGGCCTCGATCAACAGACCGTGACTCTGGTGTGCACGAACAGACGGCGGCAGTTTCTGGTGGATACAGCAGACATTAGTCTAACTGAGTGAGTTACAcaaccctctcctcctcctcccccgtCACCGACTAATGTACCAACCTgtcgtcctctcctcctcctcccccgtCACCGACTAATGTACCAACCTgtcgtcctctcctcctcccccgTCACCGACTAATGTACCAACCTgtcgtcctctcctcctcctcctccgtcacCGACTAATGTACCAACCTGTCGTCCTCTTCTTCTCCTCCCCCGTCACCGACTAATGTACCAACCTGTCgtcctcttcttctcctcctccgTCACTGACTAATGTACCAACCTGTCgtcctcttcttctcctcctccgTCACTGACTAATGTACCAACCTGTCgtcctcttcttctcctcctcctcccccgtCACCGACTAATGTACCAACCTGTCgtcctcttcttctcctcctccgTCACTGACTAATGTACCAACCTGTCgtcctcttcttctcctcctccgTCACTGACTAATGTACCAACCTGTCGTCCTCTTCTTCTCCTCCCCCGTCACCGACTAATGTACCAACCTGTCgtcctcttcttctcctcctccgTCACTGACTAATGTACCAACCTGTcgtcctctcctcctccgtcACTGACTAATGTACCAACCTGTCgtcctcttcttctcctcctccgTCACTGACTAATGTACCAACCTgtcgtcctctcctcctcccccgTCACTGACTAATGTTTCAACCTgtcgtcctctcctcctcctcctcctcctccgtcacCGACTAATGTTTCAACCTgtcgtcctctcctcctcctcctcctcctccgtcacCGGCTAATGTACCAACCTGtcgtcctcttctcctcctcaccCGTCACCGACTAATGTACCAACCTGtcgtcctcttctcctcctcaccCGTCACCGACTAATGTACCAACCTGtcgtcctcttctcctcctcctcccccgtCACTGACTAATGTTTCAACCTgtcgtcctctcctcctcctcctcctcctccgtcacCGACTAATGTTTCAACCTgtcgtcctctcctcctcctcctcctcctccgtcacCGGCTAATGTACCAACCTGtcgtcctcttctcctcctcaccCGTCACCGACTAATGTACCAACCTgtcgtcctctcctcctcctcctccgtcacTGACTAATGTACCAACCTGTcgtcc
Above is a genomic segment from Mixophyes fleayi isolate aMixFle1 chromosome 11, aMixFle1.hap1, whole genome shotgun sequence containing:
- the PLEKHM2 gene encoding LOW QUALITY PROTEIN: pleckstrin homology domain-containing family M member 2 (The sequence of the model RefSeq protein was modified relative to this genomic sequence to represent the inferred CDS: deleted 1 base in 1 codon), coding for MDPRQVKDRILENINLSVRKLQSYFAACEDETPAIRNHDRVLQRLCEHLDHALLYGLQDISSGYWVLVVHFTRREAVKQIEEQQHVATLLGRSRAWLYLALNENSLESYLRLFQENQSLLQKYYYKNALVCSHDHLTLFLTLVSGLEFIRFDLELDVPYLDLAPYMPDYYKPQYLLDFEDRLPSNIHGSDSLSLNSFNSINSTNLEWDDSAIAPSSEDYDFGDAYPAVPSVPSTDWEDGDFHDGCILPCSAPLVLSCPKTQGKSSVHRHNPFTPDLSSSDVIPGPGTAADTPDTSDPITQDSELDVTSLETTLSYNQAQKATEPTSDSTDLSNQDVADGLSTSESTPVHGATHRKGANFTVYTENTSELEVIRMVRKKRGGKRKKGRSEDGIQRGHLSTSETEDLDNKQKTSVCNGDTEEKPSDLTEPALRLPKMKDTSMERVGQPLTEVIEKLNGQLDPQTWNANPELSNHSFRTCDPGETLGGIQGQDVSQGMQDPMDFYYFTPESPNAAAAGGGDNDSPGQSQPAYVFSGSEDVGQAEEGTGRATSAEEPIEDCSNKPLLTMDPGGKCSPALSIAEDSGVEEGQGSPADSPHPCEFRVDNNLLLLLMIHVFRENEEQLFKMFRMSTGHMEGDLQLVYVLLTDCYIYFLRKGAADKPYMVEDAVSYNELDYISVGLDQQTVTLVCTNRRRQFLVDTADISLTE